Proteins from a genomic interval of Rhodococcus rhodochrous:
- a CDS encoding acyl-CoA dehydrogenase family protein, which translates to MTAAIDRASEQQRAAIAEFVRDRAAALDRGETDIRTDIARTGELGLLRKGLDGECLSEMVAVIDEVAGESLTVGFSLWAQRMALEYIDRAPQFLRDRYRDDLASGRTIGVTAMAAALKHLAGLGELPLVAERTDDGITVTGPIHWASNVFPDSVIVFPARTADGDRLVAVVRADAEGITIADSPELLALGATSSTSLKFDGVRIPQSHILTEDLANFCGSIRPTFMMLQTSFCVGIARASLTEAAGRLHGLGEQFTGEYEELSARYESLRERLYRFATEPASIAPAEFIRLRLDGSVVAVAATRLEATLRGGAGYATASATNRRFREAAFLPIQSPSEGQLRWELSQYE; encoded by the coding sequence ATGACCGCGGCCATTGACCGAGCGAGCGAGCAACAGCGCGCGGCGATCGCAGAATTCGTACGCGATCGCGCCGCTGCTCTCGATCGCGGAGAAACCGACATCCGCACCGACATCGCCCGCACGGGTGAGCTCGGCCTGCTCCGCAAGGGGCTGGACGGGGAGTGTCTCTCCGAGATGGTCGCGGTCATCGACGAGGTCGCCGGCGAATCGCTCACCGTCGGCTTCTCGCTGTGGGCGCAGCGCATGGCGCTCGAATACATCGACCGCGCACCGCAGTTCCTGCGCGATCGTTATCGGGACGACCTCGCGTCCGGTCGCACGATCGGCGTCACCGCCATGGCCGCGGCCCTCAAGCATCTCGCCGGTCTCGGCGAACTGCCCCTCGTCGCCGAACGGACCGACGACGGCATCACCGTCACCGGTCCGATCCACTGGGCGTCCAACGTCTTTCCCGACTCGGTGATCGTCTTCCCGGCCCGCACCGCCGACGGCGATCGCCTCGTCGCCGTGGTCCGCGCCGATGCCGAGGGCATCACCATCGCGGATTCGCCCGAACTGCTCGCGCTCGGTGCCACGTCGTCGACCTCGCTGAAGTTCGACGGTGTGCGGATTCCGCAGTCGCACATCCTCACCGAGGATCTCGCGAACTTCTGCGGTTCGATCCGGCCGACCTTCATGATGTTGCAGACGTCGTTCTGCGTCGGCATCGCACGCGCGTCGCTCACGGAGGCGGCCGGCCGTCTGCACGGACTCGGCGAGCAGTTCACCGGTGAGTACGAAGAACTTTCGGCGCGTTACGAGTCGCTGCGCGAGCGGCTGTACCGCTTCGCCACCGAACCCGCCTCGATCGCTCCCGCGGAGTTCATCCGTCTGCGTCTCGACGGTTCGGTGGTCGCGGTCGCCGCGACCCGCCTCGAGGCGACGCTGCGCGGCGGCGCCGGATACGCGACGGCCAGCGCCACCAACCGCCGATTCCGGGAGGCGGCCTTCCTGCCCATTCAATCGCCGTCGGAAGGACAGCTTCGGTGGGAACTGTCGCAGTACGAATAA
- a CDS encoding ABC transporter substrate-binding protein: protein MTDSGLFSRRTLMRGALGLAAAGGIAGTIDLARTATTDRANRTGQLRIGYLPITDAAPLLVAHGSSLYPTGVVDSAKPVLFRSWASLAEAFISRRVDVVHLLMPMAVQLRYSLGSSVRILGWNHTNGSALTVAPHITDLSDLAGQTVAIPFWWSIHNIALQQLLRAHGLTPVVREAPSKSARTVGLVVMGPSDMIPALANGSIAAFTVADPFNAAAEVRGVGRIHRFLGDVWRDHACCALLVHEDLIERDPVAVQALTDSVVSAQLQIGADRPAAAAMLSAGYLPQPLPAITKALTYPDREAGTVHPQWQPQRIGYQPFPFPTFTAALIEAMHDTVVDGDTRFLSRLDPATVHDDLVDDRFVRTSLTRVDGTDAFGLPADLTRTEEVDPS from the coding sequence ATGACCGATTCGGGCCTGTTCAGCCGTCGCACCCTCATGCGCGGTGCGCTCGGCCTCGCGGCTGCCGGTGGTATCGCCGGCACGATCGACCTCGCGCGCACCGCGACCACCGACCGCGCCAACCGCACGGGGCAGTTGCGCATCGGTTACCTGCCGATCACCGACGCCGCGCCGCTGCTCGTCGCGCACGGGTCGAGTCTGTATCCCACCGGCGTCGTCGATTCCGCGAAGCCGGTGCTCTTCCGAAGCTGGGCATCGCTGGCGGAGGCCTTCATCAGCCGACGCGTCGACGTCGTGCACCTGCTCATGCCCATGGCCGTCCAGTTGCGGTACAGCCTCGGCAGTTCCGTGCGGATCCTCGGCTGGAACCACACCAACGGCTCGGCGCTGACGGTCGCCCCGCACATCACCGATCTGAGCGATCTCGCCGGGCAGACGGTGGCCATCCCGTTCTGGTGGTCGATCCACAACATCGCCCTGCAGCAGCTGCTGCGGGCGCACGGACTGACACCGGTCGTGCGGGAGGCGCCGTCGAAGTCCGCGCGCACCGTGGGTCTCGTCGTCATGGGTCCGTCCGACATGATCCCGGCCCTGGCGAACGGCTCGATCGCCGCGTTCACGGTCGCCGATCCGTTCAACGCCGCGGCGGAGGTTCGCGGGGTGGGGCGGATCCACCGCTTCCTCGGCGATGTGTGGCGCGACCACGCGTGCTGCGCCCTGCTCGTGCACGAGGACCTGATCGAACGCGACCCCGTCGCCGTGCAGGCCCTCACCGACTCCGTGGTCTCCGCCCAGCTGCAGATCGGCGCCGACCGTCCGGCCGCGGCCGCGATGCTGTCCGCCGGATACCTGCCGCAGCCGTTGCCCGCGATCACGAAGGCGCTGACCTATCCCGATCGCGAGGCCGGCACGGTGCACCCGCAGTGGCAACCGCAGCGCATCGGCTACCAGCCGTTCCCCTTCCCGACCTTCACCGCGGCGCTGATCGAGGCGATGCACGACACCGTCGTCGACGGCGACACGCGGTTCCTCTCGCGCCTCGACCCTGCGACCGTGCACGACGACCTCGTCGACGACCGGTTCGTCCGCACGTCCCTCACCCGCGTCGACGGCACCGATGCCTTCGGCCTTCCCGCCGATCTCACCCGCACAGAGGAGGTCGATCCTTCGTGA
- a CDS encoding ATP-binding cassette domain-containing protein has translation MSSSGITLSALSYVHPDGTVAVQDLDAVVPAGRIGLVGRNGSGKTTLLRLIAGELRPTSGSSTVRGRVAYLPQDVTLDPTVPVDSVLGIGEIRKSLRRIESGSFDDRDFEVVADRWDIEDRALALMHRVGLDRILHDAGDFDRTVGQLSGGETVLLAFTARLLDDPDVLLLDEPTNNLDADGRARLQDALDRFPGTVLVAGHDRELLDRTDAIAELRNGALRLFGGGFGEYERIVAEEQEAARAAVRDARNDVRRQARELAAAHVTIARRQRYGQKMYEQKREPKIVMGARKRQAQESAGRFRREHEEDLTTARENLDRAKDAVRDDPEIRIDLPGTAVPPGRRVADAPLEIVGPERIALRGPNGSGKTTLLHRIVEAEPHVPFALLPQRLDIFDDDRSVAENAEDRAPHLTPQQVRARLARFLFRGRHAEVAVGALSGGERLRAALAIVLAADPAPQLLLLDEPTNNLDLAGLAHLTQALRAYSGALVVVSHDERFLEEVAVDRSVELER, from the coding sequence ATGTCTTCATCCGGTATCACGCTGTCCGCACTCTCCTACGTCCATCCGGACGGCACCGTCGCCGTGCAGGATCTCGACGCCGTCGTCCCGGCCGGGCGGATCGGCCTGGTGGGCCGCAACGGAAGTGGGAAGACCACCCTGCTGCGGCTCATCGCGGGTGAACTCCGCCCGACCTCCGGTTCGTCGACGGTGCGCGGACGGGTCGCCTACCTTCCCCAGGACGTGACCCTCGATCCGACGGTGCCGGTCGATTCCGTCCTCGGTATCGGAGAGATCCGGAAGTCACTGCGACGCATCGAATCCGGATCGTTCGACGATCGGGACTTCGAGGTCGTCGCCGACCGGTGGGACATCGAGGACCGCGCCCTCGCGCTCATGCACCGAGTCGGCCTCGACCGGATCCTGCACGACGCCGGGGATTTCGATCGCACCGTCGGTCAGCTCTCCGGTGGGGAGACGGTGCTGCTCGCCTTCACCGCCCGCCTGCTCGACGACCCGGACGTGCTGCTGCTCGACGAGCCGACGAACAATCTCGACGCCGACGGTCGCGCGCGCCTGCAGGATGCACTCGACCGGTTCCCCGGCACGGTGCTCGTCGCCGGGCACGACCGGGAACTGCTCGACCGCACGGATGCGATCGCCGAACTGCGCAACGGTGCGTTGCGCCTGTTCGGCGGCGGGTTCGGCGAATACGAGCGGATCGTCGCAGAGGAACAGGAGGCGGCACGGGCTGCGGTGCGGGATGCCCGCAACGACGTGCGGCGCCAGGCACGCGAACTGGCGGCAGCGCACGTCACGATCGCCCGGCGGCAACGCTACGGGCAGAAGATGTACGAACAGAAGCGCGAACCCAAGATCGTCATGGGCGCGCGCAAACGGCAGGCGCAGGAATCCGCCGGGCGTTTCCGCCGCGAGCACGAAGAGGATCTGACCACGGCACGGGAGAACCTGGACCGTGCGAAGGACGCGGTGCGCGACGATCCGGAGATCCGCATCGACCTGCCCGGGACCGCGGTTCCGCCCGGTCGGCGGGTGGCGGACGCACCGCTCGAGATCGTCGGGCCGGAGCGGATCGCGCTGCGCGGGCCCAACGGGTCGGGGAAGACGACCCTGCTGCACCGCATCGTCGAAGCGGAACCCCACGTTCCCTTCGCGTTGCTCCCGCAGCGGCTCGACATCTTCGACGACGATCGTTCGGTCGCGGAGAACGCCGAGGATCGGGCGCCGCACCTGACTCCGCAGCAGGTGCGGGCGCGTCTGGCGCGCTTCCTGTTCCGCGGCCGTCACGCCGAGGTCGCCGTGGGAGCGCTGTCGGGTGGGGAGCGACTGCGGGCCGCGCTCGCGATCGTGCTCGCGGCCGATCCCGCTCCGCAGTTGCTGCTGTTGGACGAGCCCACCAACAACCTCGACCTGGCCGGTCTCGCGCACCTGACCCAGGCCCTGCGCGCCTACAGCGGTGCGCTCGTGGTGGTCTCGCACGACGAACGATTCCTCGAGGAGGTGGCGGTGGATCGGTCGGTCGAACTCGAAAGATGA
- a CDS encoding TetR/AcrR family transcriptional regulator — protein sequence MRTFVESESTGTPKGTAGPKGKAEGSPSKPSPATRLLDTASALFAEHGIRAVGIDRILAEAGVARASLYSSYGSKDALVLAYLDDLDRRDRQRWHAAVEPLDDPIAKILTFFDLAMQSAPKKNFRGCQYANAATEFPQEPLEPVLAHREWLNSTLVELLGLAGVSESEAVARRVQLIYDGALSGSKFEHSVEPIRFGREMAAATIEAHLSR from the coding sequence GTGCGTACGTTCGTCGAGAGTGAATCAACCGGCACTCCGAAGGGCACGGCCGGTCCGAAGGGGAAAGCCGAGGGGTCGCCGTCCAAGCCCTCACCCGCCACACGCCTGCTCGACACCGCGAGCGCGCTCTTCGCCGAGCACGGCATCCGCGCGGTGGGCATCGACCGCATCCTCGCCGAGGCCGGCGTCGCCCGCGCGAGCCTCTACTCGTCGTACGGGTCGAAGGATGCACTGGTGCTCGCCTATCTGGACGACCTCGACCGGCGCGACCGGCAGCGGTGGCACGCCGCCGTCGAACCGCTCGACGATCCGATCGCGAAGATCCTCACCTTCTTCGATCTCGCGATGCAGTCGGCGCCGAAGAAGAACTTCCGGGGATGCCAGTACGCCAACGCTGCGACGGAGTTTCCGCAGGAACCACTCGAACCGGTACTCGCGCACCGGGAATGGCTGAACTCGACGCTCGTCGAACTGCTCGGTCTCGCCGGGGTGTCCGAGTCCGAGGCGGTGGCACGGCGCGTGCAACTGATCTACGACGGTGCCCTGTCGGGCAGCAAGTTCGAGCACTCGGTCGAGCCCATCCGGTTCGGTAGGGAGATGGCTGCGGCGACCATCGAGGCGCACCTCTCCCGCTGA
- a CDS encoding ABC transporter permease, with the protein MPLVPQAVAIVIAVALWWLVTTVLVAPDSLVRDFAPQYVFPAIVDLFARGVLLPDTLASLWRLLVGLLIAATLGIPLGLLIGLNPLVERATMPIMQFLRMISPLSWAPIAVALFGIGHQPVFFLIAAAAIWPIVINTAAGVHGIDQGYLMVARSFGATRLELLTTVVLPAIRAQVQTGLRVGLGIAWVVLVPAEMLGVRSGLGYQILNARDQLAYDQVMAVIVVIGFLGFWLDWAARHLLRERRKPVSVEEADRPL; encoded by the coding sequence TTGCCTCTCGTCCCCCAGGCCGTCGCCATCGTCATCGCTGTGGCCCTGTGGTGGCTCGTGACGACGGTGCTCGTCGCGCCGGATTCGCTCGTGCGGGACTTCGCCCCGCAGTACGTCTTCCCGGCGATCGTCGATCTGTTCGCACGCGGCGTGCTGCTGCCCGACACCCTCGCGAGTCTGTGGCGGTTGCTGGTGGGTCTGCTGATCGCCGCGACGCTCGGCATCCCGCTCGGGCTGCTGATCGGACTCAACCCGCTCGTCGAGCGCGCGACGATGCCCATCATGCAGTTCCTACGGATGATCTCGCCGCTGTCCTGGGCGCCCATCGCCGTGGCGCTGTTCGGCATCGGGCACCAGCCGGTCTTCTTCCTCATCGCCGCCGCCGCGATCTGGCCGATCGTCATCAACACGGCTGCCGGGGTGCACGGCATCGACCAGGGCTACCTGATGGTCGCCCGCTCGTTCGGCGCGACGCGTCTCGAACTGCTCACCACCGTCGTCCTACCGGCCATCCGCGCGCAGGTGCAGACCGGTCTGCGGGTCGGCCTCGGTATCGCGTGGGTCGTACTCGTGCCTGCCGAGATGCTCGGCGTGCGGTCCGGTCTCGGCTACCAGATCCTCAACGCCCGCGACCAGCTCGCCTACGACCAGGTCATGGCCGTGATCGTCGTGATCGGCTTCCTCGGGTTCTGGCTCGACTGGGCGGCGCGGCACCTGCTGCGCGAACGGCGTAAGCCGGTGAGCGTCGAGGAAGCCGACCGTCCGCTCTGA
- a CDS encoding acyl-CoA dehydrogenase family protein produces the protein MYEWSDTDLMFRDALRGFIEKEIRPHVDSLESGELPPYDIIRKLYATFGIDEMARESLERALAKEERGEKPSGSSGGTGGSPGMAALLNIEIAGVSLGLIASLGVSLGLTAGTIRSRGTLAQKKRWLPELVTFEKVGAWAITEPDSGSDAFGGMKTTVRRDGEDYILNGQKTFITNGPYADVIIVYAKLDEGDPSVDRRDRKVLAFVLDKGMEGLTQSPPFKKMGMNSSPTGELFFDNVRLTRDRLLGETEEGGRSDGKDSARESFATERIGIAYLALGIIEQCLKLCTEYAKSRKLWGKEIAQFQLIQLKLAEMEIARVNVRNMVFSAIERAQAGKPVSLSEASAMKLYSSRAATEVAMEAVQLFGGNGYMAEYRVEQLARDAKSLMIYAGSNEIQVTHIAKGLLAQ, from the coding sequence ATGTACGAGTGGTCCGACACAGACCTCATGTTCCGCGACGCACTTCGCGGTTTCATCGAGAAGGAAATCCGTCCGCACGTCGACAGTCTCGAGTCAGGAGAATTGCCGCCGTACGACATCATCCGGAAGTTGTACGCGACTTTCGGCATCGACGAGATGGCCCGCGAGTCACTCGAACGGGCCCTTGCGAAAGAGGAACGCGGAGAGAAGCCTTCGGGATCGTCCGGGGGTACCGGCGGTTCTCCGGGGATGGCGGCGTTGCTCAACATCGAGATCGCCGGGGTGAGTCTCGGGCTCATCGCCTCGCTGGGTGTCAGCCTGGGCCTGACGGCGGGCACGATCCGCAGCCGCGGCACCCTCGCGCAGAAGAAGCGGTGGCTGCCCGAGCTGGTGACCTTCGAGAAGGTCGGTGCGTGGGCGATCACCGAACCCGATTCGGGTTCCGATGCGTTCGGCGGGATGAAGACGACGGTGCGCCGCGACGGGGAGGACTACATCCTCAACGGCCAGAAGACCTTCATCACCAACGGTCCGTACGCCGACGTGATCATCGTGTACGCGAAGCTCGACGAAGGCGATCCCTCGGTGGATCGCCGCGACCGCAAGGTGCTCGCATTCGTGCTGGACAAGGGCATGGAGGGGCTCACCCAGAGCCCGCCCTTCAAGAAGATGGGCATGAACTCCTCGCCGACGGGCGAGTTGTTCTTCGACAACGTGCGCCTGACCCGCGACCGGCTGCTGGGGGAGACCGAGGAGGGCGGTCGCAGCGACGGCAAGGACAGCGCGCGCGAGTCCTTTGCCACCGAACGCATCGGCATCGCCTATCTGGCCCTGGGCATCATCGAGCAGTGCCTGAAACTGTGCACCGAGTACGCGAAATCGCGGAAGCTGTGGGGCAAGGAGATCGCACAGTTCCAGTTGATCCAGCTCAAGCTCGCCGAGATGGAGATCGCGCGGGTGAATGTCCGCAACATGGTCTTCAGCGCGATCGAGCGCGCGCAGGCGGGGAAGCCGGTGAGCCTGTCGGAGGCGTCGGCGATGAAGCTGTACTCGTCGCGGGCGGCGACCGAGGTGGCGATGGAGGCCGTGCAACTGTTCGGGGGAAACGGGTACATGGCGGAATATCGTGTCGAACAACTTGCACGTGATGCGAAATCGCTGATGATCTACGCGGGTAGCAACGAAATTCAAGTAACACATATCGCGAAGGGATTGCTTGCACAGTAA
- a CDS encoding DUF4242 domain-containing protein codes for MSLYLYELVPTEGQAEAAIKAFDDAVVAAGGELIESQVTTGGTRVFAIAEFDACRPAQLESASLDVAEIVGPNEVRLVGAELDQIKATRPEAGYLVEWDIPDTIDMETYLARKKANSPKYADVPEVSFLRTYVREDMDKCLCFYNAPDEAAVVRAREVVSTPIDRLHSLEG; via the coding sequence ATGTCGCTGTATCTCTACGAACTCGTCCCCACCGAAGGCCAGGCCGAGGCTGCCATCAAGGCCTTCGACGATGCTGTCGTCGCTGCCGGCGGCGAACTGATCGAATCGCAGGTCACCACCGGTGGCACGCGCGTCTTCGCGATCGCCGAGTTCGACGCGTGCCGCCCCGCGCAGCTCGAGTCGGCCTCCCTCGATGTCGCCGAGATCGTCGGCCCGAACGAGGTCCGTCTCGTCGGCGCCGAGCTCGACCAGATCAAGGCCACCCGCCCCGAGGCCGGTTACCTCGTCGAATGGGACATCCCCGACACGATCGACATGGAGACCTACCTCGCGCGCAAGAAGGCGAACTCGCCGAAGTACGCCGACGTCCCCGAGGTGAGCTTCCTGCGCACCTACGTCCGCGAGGACATGGACAAGTGCCTGTGCTTCTACAACGCCCCCGACGAGGCCGCCGTCGTGCGTGCCCGCGAGGTCGTCAGCACGCCCATCGACCGTCTCCACTCCCTCGAAGGATAA
- a CDS encoding energy-coupling factor ABC transporter permease: MVDSSGFAGTDVLALHMGDGLIADRASAWFFVIAVIGVSIAAWYARSDLNKRSVPTAAAVCALLFALQVVDVPVLPDVSGHVVGGALAAILLGPFVGAVALTIVLVVQAFVFADGGLSALGANVTNMVLVAIAAGFLTATALRALCEHRGVRRFVMLGLVSFVGGFVSVLAAVTGFVVEYALGGTFAVPVSNIGFLYATHVPVGLVEGVVTAAVVLAVARVSPESVQLTRLPVNPLDATTSPPPPPRPRAQGTLFIGLAFTSLVVAGIVAPLAVDTPGALEVATTRGCEIDSLAEDLTGDCMARDVEEHRLADSALADYTIDDRPGSTGVAAVLGTLGTFVLASVCFRALVPRPAKTTAEQRTQQRSSSAG, encoded by the coding sequence ATGGTCGATTCGAGTGGGTTTGCCGGCACGGACGTCCTCGCCCTGCACATGGGCGACGGCCTGATCGCCGACCGCGCGTCCGCGTGGTTCTTCGTCATCGCCGTGATCGGGGTCAGCATCGCCGCCTGGTACGCACGCAGCGACCTGAACAAGAGGTCGGTGCCGACGGCGGCGGCAGTCTGCGCCCTGTTGTTCGCCCTGCAGGTGGTCGACGTGCCGGTGCTGCCGGACGTCAGCGGCCATGTCGTGGGCGGCGCACTCGCGGCGATCCTGCTCGGCCCGTTCGTGGGGGCGGTCGCATTGACGATCGTCCTCGTGGTGCAGGCCTTCGTCTTCGCCGACGGCGGCCTGTCGGCGCTGGGCGCCAATGTCACCAACATGGTGCTCGTCGCCATCGCCGCCGGTTTCCTCACCGCGACGGCGCTGCGTGCGCTGTGTGAGCACCGCGGTGTGCGGCGGTTCGTCATGCTCGGCCTGGTCTCGTTCGTCGGTGGGTTCGTCTCGGTCCTTGCGGCCGTGACGGGTTTCGTCGTCGAGTACGCCCTCGGCGGCACCTTTGCCGTGCCGGTGTCGAACATCGGATTCCTCTACGCGACGCACGTTCCCGTCGGGTTGGTCGAGGGTGTGGTGACGGCCGCCGTCGTGCTCGCCGTCGCACGGGTCTCCCCGGAATCCGTCCAGCTCACGCGACTGCCGGTCAATCCCCTCGACGCGACCACGTCTCCGCCCCCTCCTCCGCGTCCACGCGCTCAGGGGACGCTGTTCATCGGTTTGGCGTTCACCTCGCTCGTGGTCGCGGGGATCGTCGCGCCGCTCGCCGTCGACACCCCCGGTGCTCTCGAGGTGGCCACCACGCGGGGCTGTGAGATCGACTCGCTCGCCGAGGATCTCACGGGCGACTGTATGGCCCGGGACGTCGAGGAACACCGGCTCGCCGACAGCGCGCTGGCCGACTACACGATCGACGACCGCCCCGGTTCGACGGGCGTGGCCGCGGTGCTGGGCACGCTCGGCACCTTCGTCCTGGCCAGCGTGTGTTTCCGCGCTCTCGTGCCGCGGCCGGCGAAGACCACCGCCGAGCAGCGCACGCAGCAGCGGAGCAGCTCTGCGGGCTGA
- a CDS encoding ABC transporter ATP-binding protein, with product MGTVAVRITNGYKSFAGRRSPVLQGVDLDIATGEFLVVLGSSGSGKSTLLRIVAGLDHLDRGSVDWPDTEGDNRPHTGMVFQQPFLMPWLTVRENIAFGGRFAAHRERFDTAYADSLLERFGLSALAGYYPDQLSGGQAQRIAVIRAVAVRPRLLLLDEPFSALDPATRSDLRSWLGELARDLGFTTVLVTHDIDEALELADRIALFGSSGVVQQEWTLGGMSALDRDALRPAILAHYRDSSLSAT from the coding sequence GTGGGAACTGTCGCAGTACGAATAACGAACGGATACAAAAGTTTCGCCGGCCGCCGTAGCCCGGTCCTCCAGGGGGTGGACCTGGATATCGCGACCGGCGAGTTCCTCGTCGTGCTGGGCAGCAGCGGTAGCGGCAAGTCGACGCTGCTACGGATCGTCGCGGGTCTCGATCACCTCGATCGCGGTTCCGTCGACTGGCCCGACACCGAGGGCGACAACCGTCCGCACACCGGAATGGTCTTCCAGCAGCCCTTCCTGATGCCGTGGCTCACCGTGCGCGAGAACATCGCCTTCGGTGGACGTTTCGCCGCGCACCGCGAGCGGTTCGACACCGCCTACGCCGATTCGCTCCTCGAGCGTTTCGGCCTTTCCGCGCTCGCCGGCTACTACCCCGACCAGCTGTCCGGTGGTCAGGCCCAGCGTATCGCCGTCATCCGCGCCGTCGCGGTGCGTCCGCGACTGCTGCTGCTCGACGAGCCGTTCAGCGCCCTCGACCCGGCCACCCGTTCCGATCTGCGGTCGTGGCTCGGCGAACTCGCGCGCGATCTCGGTTTCACGACGGTCCTCGTCACGCACGACATCGACGAGGCGCTCGAACTCGCCGACCGCATCGCACTGTTCGGGAGTTCGGGCGTGGTGCAGCAGGAATGGACGCTCGGCGGCATGTCGGCGCTCGACCGCGACGCGCTGCGTCCGGCCATCCTGGCGCACTACCGCGATTCGTCGCTGTCCGCGACATGA
- a CDS encoding TetR family transcriptional regulator gives MSLRSLWGHFGDLETLFAATGAELMRRQDDAYEPIDPSLPLDERIDAYCRQRAELLEYIAPFARSSEIRAPFSRELQRNRLRYLDRARYEIRALFSDQFEGVDDTVRTHIENLLGVSTTWPTWVSLRDVLRLSVPEAVEVMKRSVSALLAEASGVGRQQAVARAAQEKAVVAPHRKAQQSRPVPAMTPREQVVVPA, from the coding sequence GTGTCCCTGCGATCGTTGTGGGGACACTTCGGCGATCTCGAGACGTTGTTCGCCGCCACCGGTGCCGAACTGATGCGGCGCCAGGACGACGCCTACGAGCCGATCGATCCGTCGCTGCCGCTCGACGAACGGATCGACGCCTACTGCAGGCAGCGAGCGGAACTGCTCGAATACATCGCGCCGTTCGCGCGGTCGTCCGAGATCCGCGCGCCGTTCTCGCGCGAATTGCAGCGCAACCGCCTGCGCTATCTCGACCGGGCGCGATACGAGATCAGGGCGTTGTTCTCCGACCAGTTCGAGGGCGTCGACGACACCGTCCGCACCCACATCGAGAACCTGCTGGGAGTGTCGACGACCTGGCCTACCTGGGTATCGCTGCGGGACGTACTGCGCCTGTCGGTGCCCGAAGCGGTCGAGGTCATGAAGCGGTCGGTGTCGGCGCTGCTCGCGGAGGCATCCGGAGTCGGCCGGCAGCAGGCGGTTGCCCGTGCTGCGCAGGAGAAGGCCGTGGTCGCACCGCACCGGAAGGCGCAGCAGTCCCGGCCGGTGCCGGCGATGACACCGCGGGAACAGGTCGTCGTCCCGGCCTGA
- a CDS encoding alpha/beta fold hydrolase produces the protein MSHATNPADGTRIRFTTAGPEGAPVVLLVHGSALSSAVWRAFGYVKALGGDFRLVMPDLRGHGRSDTPHDEDAYAMDAIVGDLLAVLDAAGADRVHYVGYSFGARAGLALAVAAPERLASLTLLGGSARPQEGAMDAMFFPGTVDVLEREGMDGFIRAWEERRRTPVDPATRSAFSKNDAQALAAYFRRSDREPGIGDETLAGIDVPVLAVVGSDDRLRVEDTRALSRTVPGARLAILRGVDHAETVSAALPAVETFLSARAGRKPTDTR, from the coding sequence ATGAGCCATGCGACGAATCCCGCCGACGGCACCCGGATCCGGTTCACCACGGCAGGCCCCGAGGGGGCACCGGTCGTGCTGCTGGTCCACGGCAGTGCCCTGTCGTCGGCGGTGTGGCGGGCCTTCGGGTACGTGAAGGCGCTCGGCGGGGATTTCCGCCTGGTCATGCCCGATCTGCGTGGCCACGGCCGCAGCGACACCCCGCACGACGAGGACGCCTACGCGATGGACGCGATCGTCGGGGACCTGCTCGCCGTCCTGGACGCGGCGGGAGCCGACCGGGTGCACTACGTCGGCTATTCGTTCGGCGCCCGTGCAGGACTCGCGCTCGCCGTCGCCGCTCCGGAGCGGCTGGCGAGTCTGACCCTGCTCGGCGGGAGCGCACGCCCCCAGGAGGGAGCGATGGACGCGATGTTCTTCCCCGGCACCGTCGACGTGCTCGAGCGCGAGGGCATGGACGGTTTCATCCGTGCCTGGGAGGAAAGGCGTCGCACGCCGGTCGATCCCGCGACGCGTTCGGCCTTTTCGAAGAACGACGCGCAGGCTCTCGCCGCCTATTTCCGCCGGTCGGATCGGGAACCGGGAATCGGCGACGAGACACTCGCGGGCATCGACGTGCCCGTGCTCGCCGTCGTCGGGTCGGACGACCGCCTGCGTGTGGAGGACACCCGCGCGTTGTCGCGCACCGTCCCCGGTGCGCGACTCGCGATTCTGCGCGGGGTGGACCATGCCGAGACGGTCTCGGCCGCACTACCTGCGGTCGAGACCTTCCTCTCGGCACGCGCCGGCCGGAAACCGACCGACACGCGCTGA